TACAGTATCATAAATTCctaaacaaaatattttctgGTCTTGAAACTGCAAAGCTTCACTACAACTGACAGGCAGCAGATAGTCACAGTTGCACATTTAAATTTGGATTCTCTGGAACTTTTTGGGGCCACCCAGATCTGTGCATTTCAACAAACAAATCTCATCAAGGTAGATAAGCACCTAGCCAAAGTAAATAAGACGGCGTCATCAGTCTTTTtcctttgctcttttttttttcttttcagatgcAAAACATCTCACGGAAATGAGGTAAAACTCAGTCACGGGCTCAGAAAACCTTTTACGCGTACTGAGCCAACGACTAATTCTGTACAGAGGGAGCTATTTGGTCATTATTGCATCAGTCATAATAGCAGTGGTGGAACCACTGCAACCGTAAGTTTTATAGCTGAAGTCAAGTTTGAATCATTACTTACACTGTGTTGCCGCTATTAGTGACATAGGCCAGCCCAATGTAAGTAATGACCTTCAGTATACTTTTTTTCCTATGTGGCAAATTTCTGTAACCAAAACAGTTAAAGTTTTTAAGTCACTGATTCTTACTATTTGGTTATGCAGGCTTGGCTTCCATGCAGAAGTTGCACATataattaatttgttttatgCAACCACCAACTCATTTAAATAATCTTGAATGGTTCgtcttttttctatttctatatCTACAttgatatatttatatttatattgataTAAGGTGGTTGCTCCATCTATCGATCCATCCATGCATTcattctcttccgcttatcctcaTCAGGGTCGTGGCTGGATCCTATCCCAGCTAACATGCCAcagtggggtacaccctggacaggtttcCAGCCTGATGGAGGgctcacacagagagacagacaaccatatgctctcatattcacacctacgggcagttttgaatcaccaattaacctagccccactaactgcatggtAGCTGcagagaacccatgcaaacaGGGGGATAACACGGAAACTCCACACAAAAAAGGCCCCAGACAGATGGCGGAGTCAAACTCAGGACCTTTAAAGTCGCAGATACTGGACACCCATCCTGACACAACCCTGAAGGAGATTTGTTTCCATTTGgaatcaaaccagcaacctttcCCTTGTCAAGTGAATATGTTAACCACTACAGAAGTACAACTGCAACGAAAAAAGGGTTCCCAAAAAAGTCCTGTAGTATTTACATAATGTAATTTTAGTTTAGTGAGTAGCCTCCTAATTAACCACTGGCTGTGTAGGTTGGCCGGAGGGGCTGACCAGACACACTTGTAAACAAGTGTAAACAACTtgtttacaagaaaaaaaacttacaaattactgtgttttatctatgaaTAGAAAACACTAAAATCTACAAGTGATGCAGAAAGTTGCAGCATGTCCCAGACCATTTGTTTCTTCTAATATCATTTTATCTAATCTCATCTAATGCACATATATCAGCTACATAAAAAGAGAGAAGTTCTAGATGTAACCTTATAACCTGCAGAGGCAGTTACTCTGGTATCCTGCAGGGGGTCCTAAACAGTAAGTCAGCTTCTCCAGGTCtaaactgctgctgcttctgctgcagTCATTGTTCTTCCTAAGGTGACCCTGGTTTGATCAAAACTGAAGGTCCATAACTGCACATCTGAAACGTGATAGTACCGGCTATCTTATTCTAGTATCTACTGTTACCCAATGCAACTGGACAAACACTCCAGTACATTTCATCACTTGAAGATGTGAAGTGATTGCCAAGTACTTTGCAGCCTCTCTGACCAGCACTAATACTGAGCTTTGTCAACAACCTTTAATGCAGTGCACCTACTCAttataaaattcaataatgCAACTTAATCATGCCAAATAATTTAACATGAGtatgtttttaataaaacagtGTGCATTTGCACAACCCAATAACATGTCCATTTGAGTCTGAGTACAATCAGCTGTTTGACTCTGAGTAGATATGCATCTATAGACTCTGGCTACAGTGGAGGGCTTCATTTCCAGTGAATTGTTGGCTCAGAGCTGCCCTCTGTGTGCATACCTGCGTTTCTACATGagtctctgcttgtgtgtgtcgttcctttgtgtttttgttgcttgCAACTTGCCTGCACCAGAACGTTCGGATCACAGAGCTTGAAATATGTACATTCGGTGCCAGGATCCTTTGTATTACAGCACATTGCGCTGTTATATGCAAACGTGTCATGCAAATAGACGCATTTGCTGCAAACGGAAATCAGCTTTTCCCTCTCTGCGATCTATGAAACCAGCTGTCACTTTCAATCTCCTAGTACTCTTATTACTGCTCAATAGAAACTCTCTTGGAAGCTATAGAAATTTCCAGAGTAGTCACATGATGTCTACCTTTTTTATAGTTATAGTGATGATTAAGGAATGCCTCTTGCTCATCTCTGATCAACTAAAGTGCATAAAAAAGAGGAGACTTCTCTTTTAAATCAGGCAGAAAGGAATGCACATTTACACTCACACGCCTTGGGGCTCATCCTGCACCAAACATGTTTTTTGGAGTGCAGAAGGAAGACTAATGGGGGTTCCTTTATCTGTTCAGCTGTTACGGCACACTGTCCAAGATCTATCTTAAAATTTAATTTCTATTTTAGCTATGCATGAAATGTGACAAGAAAAGGGTATACCGAGTTAAATGTGTAACAAGTACTCTTTCCACATATGTAAAAATGTAGAACATATTGTTACAATGATTTAGATTTTGCTTAGCAATTGCTATCATATTTATGTCATAAATTACCTTATAGTTAGTTTGCATTGATGAAAATCTATAGCTGACTCTTATCAGGCTCTAATGAACCTCCTCTTTAATTTAAATGTCAAAAGAAATCATGCCGtttctgttgtgtgtttgtgtatgggtgcacatgcacacatgcaagcAAGTGGAGGCATGAGTGTGTCTAAAGAACATTCACGAGGTTTTCAAACATGTCTTCCTGCtctgattgatttttttcattgaCCAAGAAGATGCCAAACAAATGATATTGGAGACACTTTAAGCAGCCTTTTCTGGTGCACTCAGCTCTAACTAAAACATTCGCACTTCAAAAGATCAGCTTGCAAAAGCCGTTCACGAGACAGAGAAGACGTGCACTGTCACAGCTTTAATGAGCTTTCACACCTTAAGCTccagaacaaagaaaaaataaataaatgaaagactaATGAAACTAAGGTTTTCAAATGGGAAATTCCCTCTCTCGTTAAGTGCTGATTCATCAGCTGGCTAAATTATCCCAAAACAGAGGGATTTCACAATATTGCACACATAATCAATTAAAATGCTGTATTTATGGGCATATTTCAAATATCGACAATAACAGGGATACATCTTAAtgtgctgtgtgttttcttgtgttcTTAAAGTCGGATCAATGATACTACCTCTAAACGAGCCGAAGCCTTGATGACAAAGGGTGAAAAGCTTCTCCAGCTTAGCCTCAACCTTAATAGTGGCACTGTGGGGACACCTAACATAGAATTAAATGCAATTATGAAAAAATGTTTCCAACCCAAGAGGTGCCTGTGAGAGAGGAAACCATAGAAGCTGCATTCATTTCACACAGCCCCAGGTGCCGAGAGGATACGGTAGTCCTTTTCATATTGGCAGCTGTTTGATCAGACTAACAGCGCTCCTTAGCCATACCATAGCTTCAGGTCTGATCTAAACTCCTCATCAAATTCAAAGGAGACACCGCGTCTCCAATACACTCCGGGCTCTTTCCATAAACACCGCTGAATTATTCCTTTGAGCACCCCTTTTTTGATAGTGACGTCCACCTTCCTTTCACGAGGCTGAAGAAATGTTAACTACCTACCAACTACAAATTTCACAGCGGTAGATGCGTAACGATATTGGACAATGTCTCCATATCTTCCAGCAAGGGTGTGAAATTGTACTGTGAGGGCATCTGATAGCTTGTAGATCAGCTGCGACTGATAGCGTTCTCTGTGGATTGTGGGAAATAAACAGGGAAAGTAGAGGGCagcgaaagaaagagagagaaagagttcATCACAGACACTGGCAGTGAAAGGAGATGTAGCTTGCCTGcctctgtgttgtgtgttgatCATGGTTATCGGACCCATGCTAGATGACTGATAACTAAGGTGTGGTgttgtgtaatgtgtgtgtgtctgtgtatgccTGTGTGATCTGAATGACTGCACAACAAAGAGTCTGAATGGATTTAGTCAAAGCTCAAACGCTGATGCAGCTGCATTCCTGGAGCTTTATGATGTGAAAcaccaaaggaaaggaaacaatgATCACATTCATAAGAtgtcattttcttccacttttaTCTGAGGAATTTTAGTTTTTTGCCCCCCtttttttcataacataatgtGTTCACCTTTTCCAAACTGGGGCCCTGTTAGGAGGTTTTGTTTGAAAACCTGACCCCAGTCTCACTAGTAATGTACAGTATGGCTACTTTGCAATAACAACCATCCACACATCCACGACTCAAATTCCAAAAACGTTAGAACACTGTGTaaagtgtaaataaatacagaatgcGATGATTTGCTCATATTTTATACATAATAGAAACATAGAAGAAGTATAACATTTTTCAAATGAGTAAATGTACCCTTTTGGGAAAAAGTAAGGCAATTTTGAATTTGATAGCAGCAACACAGCTCAGAAAAGTTGGGATGGGCCCATGTTAGTCCAACAAAAGTGCAGcatcctctctacttttaactgATTGTACACATCTGGAAACTGAGTCTGGGGTCttctttgtcatatttttgtTTCATGATGTGCCAAATGCTTTGAACTGGTGAAAAGTCTGGACTACGGGCAGGACAGTTCAGCGCCCAGACTCTACTACAAAGCCATGCTGTTGTAATAGATGCAGTTTAGCACTGTCTTGTTGAAATATGCAAGTTCTTCTCTAAATAATCAAGTCATCTGTAAagcttatgttttgtttatagtTTATACAACTTCTTAATTATTTGGCGAATGGGGTTGTGGTTAGTTGCACTGaaaacagtgttgtattttctCTTTATGGATTAGAGTGTGAGAGGCTTAGAACGAGTTGAGTAAGTCAGTAAATTAATCTAAACTCACCATTACTTTAGTTTTTTCAGAATAACATTTTCCATAAAGTCATTTAACAGTGCTTCAAATTAGATGTGTCTGCCTTGAACCTATAATTTAAAATATGTAGTTTGGGCTATAGATTTGTGACATATCAACTACTGTATGGCTGTCAGTCTTGTCaaagattcaattcaattctcaattcaattctttatttatttgtcacatgtagttaTAGCTGGTACAacatacagtgaaatgttttttctggCTAAAAAAGTACTCCCCCCGACTGTGCAAACATGCTAAAAAGGATTTTACATAagctaagaaaaaaaggaaaagaaacaaaagttaaaagtaaaaaaatatataaaaaaacaatgtaaaagtCCATATGTTTGTGCTTATAAATATATATCCATGACGTGCAAGATATTGCACTGTAATGAGTTGAATGAGAAgactataaaaatatacatatttacataGTACAGATGTATATAATAAGGTACGGATAAGGTTCAGAGTCGTCGCGGAGCTACCAGGCAGCCGAACTCAACGGCGCCATTTATACCCTTAATTTCTGCATCTGTGGAGAAATTAAGGGTATAAAAATTGTATCTtggtagatttaaaaaaaaaaatgtatttaatgagATTTTTCCAATGCCTGACTAAAGCTggcaaggaaacaaaaaaattgtctgcagtttgtggaaaattgtttatttattaaagttAAGACTAAGTTTGTGTAGGAGaatgttaatttattaattgaATGCTCCAGAATTACACATGCTTTTATGTTTATGAGTTTGTTTCCATAAACCTACCCAGTGCAGAGAAATTAAGAAACAAAATCCTCTGTGAATTTGATGTTACCTTTGCCTTGTGTCCAACTCGTATGTTGGAAGTTACAAAGGAAAGAGCAGAAAGCCACTAAAAGTTGTTCTGTGGTACTGGTCATCCCAAACACTACCAGACAGTTGTACTGAAACAACATCTCCCACTTCTAACTGCAACACCACACCATTGGATGCATTGTCCTCAGGATCGGTGGTTGTGGTTTGACGGTCCCCAATGAAAACCATGGCATCAGAATTTTTGACAAGTCTCATCCTCATATTTTTCTCATAGTGCGCTATATGACCAGTAAATCTAAAGTAGTAGACTCCTCTTACTGGTGCAGTGAAATAAcctaaaaaagagagagaaaaaagtcacAACTAATTGTGGTGAAACTAATGAAACCAATAATTAAATAGAAGCCTAATCTGCCTACCTGTGTTTGGGTTGTAGTGGTTTCCAGTGTTGGTAAAGACATTTCTGAAGATGAGTGTTGCAAATTCAGAGCCATATTCAATGTTACCTTCACCAGATCCCAGGAGGGAGGCAGAAAAAGCCACCTTCACTACTGtggcaagaaaacaaaataagtaaataaataaataaataaagtaaactcAGAATCATTAATGATCATCCACTAATTATTCATCTACTTCTTGTACACTTATcaggaaaacagaaaagtaTTTATCTCTGTTAATATTTTGAAGCTCTTGCGCTGTGGTATTTCCCCGTGAAATCACAAGACACACATGAATAACCAATCAGTCAAATCATTCCATACATCCCAAACCGAAGCTTTACCTTCCCGCTGTTTCTCCAGCATTTCCACACGAAGTTCACTGACTGTCAGCGTCTGCCTGATAGCTGCAAGCTCTCTAGCTTGAGCTAACATGATGAAAAGGGAGATAAATGAAATGGAAGTATATTGTGAAGGTTTACAAGTCAGAGAATAAACACCAAAAACCCTGACCCTTTACCTTCCTGCTgtttctccacctcctccacgtGAAGTTCACAGACTGTCAGTGTTTCCTGGATAGCGCCGAGATCCTGCCGAGCTATTGCAAGCTCTCTAGCTTGTGCTAGCATGATAGAAAACACGATAGGAGAAGTTGAAGCAAGTTGTAACAGTTTATGAGTAAGTAAAAATGAACACAACAATACAATATTTAGGGCCGGGGGCATTTAGTTACCATCATTCTTTATCTGCAGTTCTTCAACCAGGATCTCAGCTGCAGTCATCCTGGCCTCCATGACTATAACAAAAGTGCATGTAAGCTTAGTTGCATCTATTTTTAATGAAGTGATTCCCTCATCACTGTACctgtattttctttctgtaaggcCTCCACCAGGCTATCCAGAACTGTCACTCTGTCTTTCAAGTATCTAAGCTCTACACTTTGCTCCACCACCAAGTCTCTCAGAGCCAACAGCTCAACCCAGATGTCAGTCTGAAGCACCTGATCGTCTTCACTTCCCTCAATGCTGGGCCTCTGTGTGCCAGCCAAATCTGTCTCATCATCAGAATCATTGTTACTGCTGTTTATTTGGGCCCTGCAAAGATGGCAAAGCAGGAGAACCATAAATGAAGGCATGAAAGTCCTCATCTTCATTCACGAAATGCCCTGTTTGCTGTGTGTGCCTGGGTCATTTATGGGTGATTTCAAGGCCAAATGTGTCAGGTGGATGGAGATTTGCCAAATGTGTGAGAAAGATCACAGCTACTGTAGTGTGGCAGGTATGGGATAGACAGGTGTGTGACTCAGACTTTTAAACACATATCACTGAGTGGATGTTGCAATGGAGAGCTTTGAATAGATAGAAGTTTGCTAATAGGTATGCCCAGCTCTCTAAATgacttaaaattatttttactattaaaaaaaaaactatataaatACTTAGATTTcaaaaaactgaaatgttgCAGAGTCAGAGTTAAATTCCTTGTTTCACAAGCTTGGCCAAATAAAGATGATATTGATGCTGATAGCCTCAGAAATTTTCTAGGAATCCTCGAGCAACTGTTGGTGTCAGAGTGCTGTcacaaatgaattaaataaattacaaagGAATACTATGCTCTGGACAGATGAATCAAAGGTTATCAAActtttttgagattaaatacaaaatttttcaagAAAAAACACCATGTAATGTGCATGTAATAATGTATACATGTAGTTCACCATTATCCATGACCTACTTTCAGTGGCAAACACTGATATCAGTGTCCAGTCTGTGCAAGAGAACGGAGTACATCTAACTCAATTCTGTCAATAACACCGCTTGATGTAAACACGGTGATCATTTCCAGAGGCTCTTTTTCTCTGACAGGTGTCGTTGTTTCCCAGAAGGGATCTGGAATTATCCTCAAGTCCTTTAGCGCAAACGGGCGTCCACACAGGTCTTTTGACTACCCGCAAGTTATTGTAACGAGCTAGGGAAATTTCCCACTGCAACAGGACCATTATGTGGGCGTGTTGCTTGTGAGTCATAAGCGTGTGCATCAGTGACAAGTTAGACAATTAGAGAGAAATAACAACAAATCAATCTgtcgttaaaaaaaatatttcttgaaGCGAATAAAGTGGTGTGAATGACATGATTTATGCTGATTGCTGCTTGTGTTTATGAATAAGAATATTGAGCAGCTGTCAGTCAGAACTCCTCACTGCCACGTACAACTGTATTCACACCAGATAAACACGCAGTCATCAATCTTTCTAAGAAAACACTCAGATGGTGGGAAAGAAAACACAGATGAGTAATAATGTTGTCCTTAGTACAGCAAAAAAATACCGGATAGTTTCGCTTTTTACTGTTCATACAATTTTTCTATCTGCTTTTCTCTGTAAAAATCAAAGACCTGTCATGAAAAAATCTTTGCTGTAGGggtaaacacaaacaaatgtgCATATCCCACAGAAGTTTTAAAGAAGAGGGCCTTTTTTTGGAAAGAGAACATAGAGTTTTCTACCTGTGTGCCGCAGGGGGCAGAGATAAAGACAGTAATAGTTAGACTGTGGTCACACTGGTATGCAGACAGTCATGAAAGCAGCAGTACCTGTTGCATCTTGCAAGTTCATTTGCTCAATATTGTGAAATTTAACCACTTAAATTGGGGAGACCCTTTCTTATCACAACTCTAGGTGTGTGTGAATTAGTTgcaaattattttaattacagATTATCGACTGATATACAGTTGTTTACTTGTTGCTGATCAGTATCATCTTATCGTCAATTAATTGTATATGactgtaaaatgtcactgttTTGTGAAACCTTGTAACACTTtaacaaatgtttaaataataaacaaactatacagtttttttttgttttttgcttcattttgctaaaaaatctatttttttaactgcactGTAGTAAACCAGCCTACACAACATATCTTATCTTTTGCCCCATATCTGTAAATACACAGCTGGTTGGTTCACAGCCTACAGCCATGCTAATGCTAACGGCTCTGTGGGACTGCAGTGATATGAGCTAAAGGCTAAAAAAAATGTTAGCATGTTACAAAGGACAATTCAAAGATAATCATCAAAGTTTAGTGTGTTAACCATATTACCATCTGCTAAACAGCACCCACTGGACACtctattaggtacaccttaGTAGTGTCAGGTTGGATCCACTTTTACGTCCAGAAAGGCCTAAAAAAAACATTGCTGAGAGATTTTGGTCATGTTTCCATAATGAGAATAAGGGGCCC
This region of Maylandia zebra isolate NMK-2024a linkage group LG20, Mzebra_GT3a, whole genome shotgun sequence genomic DNA includes:
- the LOC101468942 gene encoding complement C1q and tumor necrosis factor-related protein 9A-like codes for the protein MEARMTAAEILVEELQIKNDAQARELAIARQDLGAIQETLTVCELHVEEVEKQQEAQARELAAIRQTLTVSELRVEMLEKQREVVKVAFSASLLGSGEGNIEYGSEFATLIFRNVFTNTGNHYNPNTGYFTAPVRGVYYFRFTGHIAHYEKNMRMRLVKNSDAMVFIGDRQTTTTDPEDNASNGVVLQLEVGDVVSVQLSGSVWDDQYHRTTFSGFLLFPL